A part of Blastopirellula marina genomic DNA contains:
- a CDS encoding protoglobin family protein codes for MKNIDEARLETDLAYRFGYLLEFVGFGADDIAAIHGAAGALAPLVPSLVDAVYEKLHGYDATWRHFVPRQSGYEGETPESVETLSLDHEQIQFRKQHLARYLESLVTRPYDEKMLVYLDMVGKIHTPAAGSKDLDVPLVQMNALMGFVADALIATITGLGLDRETEVKTLRAFNKLLWLQNDLISKHYVPQTEAVS; via the coding sequence AAACATCGACGAAGCACGCTTGGAAACCGATCTAGCCTATCGATTTGGCTATCTTTTGGAGTTTGTGGGCTTTGGCGCGGACGATATTGCCGCTATCCATGGTGCCGCAGGTGCCCTCGCCCCGCTGGTCCCTTCCTTAGTCGACGCAGTCTACGAAAAGCTGCACGGGTACGATGCCACTTGGCGTCACTTTGTCCCACGTCAGTCAGGCTACGAGGGAGAAACGCCCGAATCAGTGGAAACACTGTCGCTGGATCACGAACAGATTCAATTCCGTAAACAGCATCTGGCACGCTATCTAGAATCGTTGGTGACGCGTCCCTACGACGAAAAAATGCTCGTCTACCTCGATATGGTCGGCAAGATTCATACGCCAGCCGCCGGCAGCAAAGACTTGGACGTTCCGTTGGTGCAAATGAATGCCCTGATGGGCTTCGTGGCGGATGCCTTGATCGCCACGATCACTGGCCTCGGTCTCGATCGCGAAACGGAAGTCAAAACGCTGCGTGCCTTCAACAAGCTGTTATGGCTGCAGAATGACTTGATCAGCAAGCATTACGTTCCTCAGACCGAAGCTGTTTCGTAA
- a CDS encoding mechanosensitive ion channel family protein, producing the protein MFLFAQADGDAPQNAMTRFSDIYDKASAFLVEQGPIWATNLVAAIAVLFFGWIAARFARGLFVRAIKRSRIDDTLAGFLSNIAYALLIGLVFIAALNQLGINTTSLAAVVGAAGLAIGLALQNSLTNLAAGIMLIMFRPFGVGDFVEAGGATGVIQEVHIFHTIMRSIDNKRIIIPNGEITSAVVTNFTGHPTRMVDLEIGCGYNDDIRAVKQFLVETLEADERILEDPAVEVRVFELGDSAIIFKVRGWVKTPDWWATRCDIVEEIKVGMDERGFHIPFPQRDVHLFQEEVKQPA; encoded by the coding sequence ATGTTCCTATTTGCTCAGGCTGATGGCGATGCTCCCCAGAACGCCATGACTCGCTTTTCGGACATCTACGACAAAGCATCGGCTTTTCTGGTCGAGCAGGGACCCATTTGGGCGACTAATCTAGTCGCGGCCATTGCTGTATTGTTCTTCGGTTGGATTGCGGCAAGATTTGCACGTGGGCTATTCGTTCGTGCGATCAAACGTAGTCGGATCGACGACACGTTAGCGGGCTTCCTTTCTAACATTGCCTACGCACTGTTGATTGGCTTGGTCTTCATCGCAGCATTGAATCAATTGGGGATCAACACAACTTCGCTGGCGGCGGTTGTGGGTGCGGCCGGCCTGGCAATCGGTTTGGCTTTGCAAAATTCGTTGACCAATCTCGCCGCGGGAATCATGTTGATCATGTTTCGCCCATTCGGTGTCGGAGATTTCGTGGAAGCGGGTGGAGCGACCGGTGTTATTCAGGAAGTCCACATCTTTCACACGATCATGCGTTCGATTGACAACAAACGGATCATTATCCCAAACGGTGAAATTACCAGTGCCGTAGTAACAAACTTTACTGGGCATCCGACGCGAATGGTCGATTTGGAGATTGGCTGCGGCTACAACGATGACATCCGCGCCGTCAAACAGTTTCTGGTCGAAACGCTCGAGGCAGACGAGCGGATCTTAGAAGATCCCGCGGTGGAGGTTCGCGTCTTTGAGCTGGGAGACAGCGCGATCATCTTTAAAGTAAGGGGCTGGGTGAAAACACCAGATTGGTGGGCAACACGCTGCGATATTGTCGAAGAGATCAAGGTGGGCATGGATGAACGTGGATTCCATATTCCGTTTCCACAGCGTGATGTTCACTTGTTTCAGGAAGAGGTAAAGCAGCCTGCGTAG
- a CDS encoding sialate O-acetylesterase, whose amino-acid sequence MKMRWMHSGLLAVLFSCLLVGSSQAELKLPNLFTDHMVLQRDMPIYIWGQASKGADVTVALGDQKVTVNANDDGRWKAELKSLPAGGPHQVVVQSGDSEKVIKDVLVGEVWVCSGQSNMQWDVNAANDADIEKLTANFPKMRLISVPQVGTQEPQDNFNGKWELCTPDTVGSFSAVGYYFGRQLEQTLDVPIGLIDNSWGGSSAEAWVNRDVLRESGKFDALLDRWKKTESTYDHENAMAQYRENLKAWQKKAEEAKAAGKPTPGGRPGAPRNPLTNQHRPANLYNGVLNPIIGYGIRGVIWYQGESNAGRAYQYRDLFPMMIENWRNEWGQGDFPFYWVQLADFRQEKDEPSESDWAELREAQTMTMDRLPNTGEAVIIDLGEAEDIHPKNKQDVAKRLARLALANEYGYKIVSRSPRYKSMKVDGDAVVLEFDTFGSQLDYFDTRALQGFTIAGKDKKFVHANASIVDATHVRVSSSEVKEPVAVRYAWADNPEANLQNSQGLPATPFRTDDWDGVTKNNQ is encoded by the coding sequence ATGAAAATGCGTTGGATGCACAGCGGTTTGTTGGCTGTGTTGTTTTCTTGCTTGCTGGTTGGTTCGTCGCAAGCCGAACTGAAATTGCCCAACCTGTTCACCGATCATATGGTGCTACAGCGGGACATGCCGATTTACATCTGGGGACAGGCAAGCAAAGGTGCCGATGTTACGGTTGCCCTAGGTGATCAAAAAGTTACCGTCAACGCGAACGATGATGGTCGCTGGAAAGCCGAACTGAAATCGCTACCCGCTGGCGGACCTCACCAAGTTGTGGTCCAAAGTGGCGACAGCGAAAAAGTGATTAAGGATGTTCTGGTCGGCGAAGTCTGGGTTTGTAGTGGCCAGTCGAACATGCAATGGGATGTGAACGCTGCGAACGATGCTGACATCGAGAAGCTGACGGCTAATTTCCCCAAGATGCGTCTGATTTCGGTTCCTCAAGTTGGTACGCAAGAGCCACAAGACAACTTCAACGGCAAGTGGGAACTTTGCACGCCCGATACGGTAGGCAGTTTCTCGGCGGTTGGTTACTACTTCGGTCGTCAATTGGAGCAAACCCTGGATGTTCCGATCGGCTTGATCGACAACTCATGGGGTGGTTCTTCGGCGGAAGCTTGGGTGAATCGCGACGTGCTGCGTGAAAGTGGCAAGTTCGATGCATTGCTCGATCGTTGGAAGAAGACCGAGTCGACATATGATCACGAAAACGCGATGGCTCAGTATCGCGAGAACTTGAAAGCGTGGCAGAAGAAGGCGGAGGAAGCCAAAGCTGCGGGCAAGCCGACTCCAGGAGGTCGTCCTGGTGCACCACGAAATCCGCTAACGAATCAGCATCGCCCGGCCAATCTTTATAACGGCGTGCTGAATCCAATTATCGGGTATGGAATTCGTGGCGTGATCTGGTACCAAGGCGAATCGAATGCTGGTCGTGCTTACCAATACCGTGATCTCTTCCCAATGATGATCGAGAATTGGCGCAACGAATGGGGACAAGGTGATTTTCCATTCTACTGGGTGCAATTGGCTGACTTTCGTCAAGAGAAAGACGAACCGTCGGAAAGCGATTGGGCCGAGCTACGTGAAGCACAAACGATGACTATGGATCGTCTGCCAAATACCGGCGAGGCCGTGATCATTGACCTAGGCGAAGCGGAAGACATTCACCCGAAGAACAAACAAGATGTGGCCAAGCGTCTTGCTCGTTTGGCGTTGGCCAATGAGTACGGCTACAAAATCGTTTCACGTAGCCCACGCTACAAATCGATGAAAGTCGATGGCGATGCCGTTGTTCTCGAGTTCGATACGTTTGGCAGCCAGCTTGATTACTTTGATACCCGAGCGTTGCAAGGATTCACGATTGCCGGTAAGGACAAAAAGTTTGTCCATGCTAATGCAAGCATTGTGGATGCAACGCATGTTCGAGTGTCCAGTTCCGAGGTAAAAGAGCCGGTTGCGGTTCGTTATGCCTGGGCGGATAACCCAGAAGCGAACCTCCAGAACTCGCAAGGTTTGCCAGCGACTCCATTCCGTACCGATGATTGGGACGGCGTGACAAAGAACAATCAGTAG
- the nhaA gene encoding Na+/H+ antiporter NhaA, with protein sequence MMSDHSSDQEYYLMWKTRGPIRRLISPLEGLISDAAWGGVLLMICTAVALYLANSSWQHDYHEILTTPIDIGLGNSHLKLDIHHFINDALMAIFFFVVGLEIKREVLVGELSHVSEAILPALAAFGGMIVPAAIFIAVNFHQPAEKGWGIPMATDIAFSLGILSLLGRRVPLSAKVFLTAFAIVDDIGASLVIAFFYTDTITWSALGIGAFFFTCLVLCNAFGVRRSSPYVFLSVLLWLCFLKSGIHPTIAGILAALTIPARPRLQSDEFLISTRMLLDRIEEKREEESNVLKNKEKHAMISDVETASKLTQTPLKRFENSLHHWITFFIMPVFALANAGITFDGGLVNRLTHTVTIGILLGLILGKQIGVTLFAWLAVKLGWAQLPRDVSWKMLYGLSWLGGVGFTMSLFITNLAYGRESVSLDDAKVGILLGSAIAGIGGSLIVWWTLPQEGMD encoded by the coding sequence ATGATGAGCGACCATTCGTCTGATCAAGAATATTACTTGATGTGGAAGACCCGCGGTCCAATTCGGCGGCTGATATCGCCTCTGGAAGGATTGATTTCCGATGCTGCTTGGGGCGGTGTTCTGTTGATGATCTGCACTGCGGTGGCACTTTATCTGGCCAACAGTTCCTGGCAACACGATTACCACGAAATTCTTACCACTCCGATCGATATCGGACTTGGCAACTCGCATTTGAAACTGGATATCCATCACTTCATTAATGATGCACTGATGGCCATCTTTTTCTTTGTGGTGGGGCTAGAAATCAAACGTGAAGTGTTGGTCGGCGAACTCTCGCATGTCAGCGAAGCCATTCTTCCCGCGTTGGCAGCCTTTGGCGGAATGATTGTGCCTGCAGCCATCTTCATAGCAGTGAACTTTCATCAACCTGCCGAAAAAGGTTGGGGGATTCCGATGGCGACGGACATTGCGTTCAGCCTTGGTATTCTTTCGCTGCTTGGCAGGCGTGTTCCTTTGTCCGCCAAAGTCTTTCTGACGGCGTTTGCCATAGTCGACGACATTGGCGCCTCGCTGGTGATTGCATTCTTCTACACCGATACGATCACTTGGTCCGCTTTGGGGATAGGAGCTTTCTTTTTTACCTGTTTAGTCCTCTGTAACGCGTTTGGTGTTCGCCGATCATCCCCTTACGTTTTTCTGTCGGTCCTGTTGTGGCTTTGCTTTCTGAAGTCGGGCATTCATCCAACGATTGCTGGTATCCTCGCTGCTTTGACGATCCCGGCTCGCCCCCGGCTTCAATCCGACGAATTCCTGATCTCAACGCGCATGCTTTTAGATCGGATTGAAGAAAAACGAGAAGAGGAATCGAACGTGCTGAAGAACAAAGAAAAGCACGCAATGATTTCTGACGTCGAAACGGCCAGCAAACTTACCCAGACTCCGCTGAAGCGTTTCGAGAACTCACTGCATCACTGGATTACCTTCTTTATCATGCCCGTCTTTGCGTTGGCCAACGCAGGTATCACCTTCGATGGAGGCTTGGTCAATAGGCTTACTCATACCGTAACCATCGGTATCTTACTGGGGCTTATTCTCGGTAAACAAATTGGTGTCACCCTATTCGCCTGGCTAGCGGTGAAACTGGGCTGGGCACAGTTGCCTCGCGATGTCTCATGGAAAATGTTGTACGGCCTGTCTTGGCTTGGAGGCGTTGGCTTTACGATGTCGCTGTTCATTACCAATCTGGCTTACGGTCGTGAATCGGTGAGCCTTGATGACGCCAAAGTCGGCATCCTGCTTGGTTCTGCCATTGCCGGTATTGGGGGCAGCCTTATCGTGTGGTGGACGTTGCCCCAGGAAGGGATGGACTGA
- a CDS encoding DUF1080 domain-containing protein, which translates to MTRTWIALPCLVAVLFASGVCQAEESEKFVPLFDGETLDGWVQHGGTAKYTVEDGVIVGTSVPKTGNSFLCTEKPYTNFILEVEYLVDPLLNSGIQIRSNVYDEKKTYTTDEGKKITVNPGRVHGYQVEIDPSDRAWSGGIYDEGRRGWLFNLKDKPEAGAAFKQNEWNKYRIECRGDSIKTWVNGVPAADLKDDMTSTGFIALQVHGVGNDEKKVGKQIKWRNVKIIELED; encoded by the coding sequence ATGACTCGTACTTGGATTGCCCTCCCCTGCCTCGTGGCTGTCTTGTTCGCAAGTGGCGTTTGCCAAGCTGAAGAAAGCGAAAAGTTTGTGCCGCTGTTCGATGGCGAGACGCTTGATGGCTGGGTCCAACATGGCGGGACAGCGAAGTACACCGTCGAAGATGGCGTGATTGTCGGTACCTCGGTTCCGAAGACCGGCAACAGCTTTCTGTGCACCGAGAAACCGTACACCAATTTCATTCTGGAAGTTGAATACCTGGTCGACCCACTGTTGAACTCTGGCATCCAGATTCGCAGCAACGTTTACGACGAGAAGAAGACTTACACCACCGACGAAGGTAAAAAAATCACGGTCAACCCTGGCCGCGTCCATGGTTACCAAGTCGAAATCGATCCTTCCGATCGTGCTTGGAGTGGTGGTATCTATGACGAAGGTCGCCGAGGATGGCTGTTCAATCTGAAGGACAAGCCAGAAGCAGGCGCTGCGTTCAAGCAAAACGAATGGAACAAGTACCGCATCGAATGCCGTGGCGATTCGATCAAGACTTGGGTCAACGGTGTGCCAGCCGCTGATTTGAAAGACGACATGACCTCGACTGGTTTCATCGCCCTGCAAGTGCACGGTGTTGGCAACGACGAAAAGAAGGTCGGCAAGCAAATCAAATGGCGTAACGTCAAAATCATCGAGTTGGAAGACTAA
- a CDS encoding site-2 protease family protein: MFLTEPRHTPYDLNFRLFGVPVRIHPLFWLVTVILGFDPDDPKQVLLWVGAVFISILIHEMGHAMAIRWYGWSPSVVLYSLGGLAIHNPYTSAYSGTSQMRRNRWTQIVISLAGPFAGFLLAGLLVASLTATNIATFQLIWFEESNLPFVATIPGPSLANNLYAYSFIHYLMFINIWWGVVNLLPIWPLDGGHVSRELFQMFDRQEAIRNSLVLSLVCAAGMVLWGFQSGDGFIAMMFVFMAIGNYQDLSGAGRYGGGNPW; this comes from the coding sequence ATGTTCCTAACCGAACCAAGACACACGCCGTACGACCTAAACTTTCGCCTGTTCGGTGTTCCCGTCCGGATTCATCCTTTGTTCTGGCTAGTTACCGTCATTCTCGGTTTCGATCCAGACGATCCGAAACAAGTGCTGCTTTGGGTCGGCGCCGTTTTTATTTCGATTTTGATCCACGAGATGGGGCACGCGATGGCCATTCGCTGGTACGGATGGTCCCCCAGTGTGGTGCTGTATTCGCTCGGGGGTCTGGCGATTCACAATCCGTACACATCCGCCTACTCCGGCACAAGCCAGATGCGGCGTAACCGGTGGACGCAAATTGTTATTAGCCTGGCAGGGCCGTTCGCCGGTTTCCTCCTGGCAGGCCTCCTTGTGGCCAGCCTCACGGCAACAAACATTGCGACGTTCCAACTGATCTGGTTCGAAGAGTCCAACCTACCGTTCGTCGCCACCATTCCTGGCCCAAGCTTGGCAAATAACCTCTACGCTTACAGTTTCATTCACTACTTGATGTTCATCAACATTTGGTGGGGTGTCGTTAACTTGCTACCGATCTGGCCGCTTGACGGTGGCCATGTCTCGCGCGAACTATTTCAGATGTTCGATCGCCAAGAAGCAATTCGTAATTCGCTTGTTTTGTCGCTTGTTTGTGCTGCCGGAATGGTTTTGTGGGGCTTCCAAAGCGGCGACGGCTTTATTGCGATGATGTTCGTGTTCATGGCCATCGGTAACTATCAAGACTTATCAGGTGCCGGCCGCTATGGAGGAGGAAACCCTTGGTAA
- a CDS encoding SGNH/GDSL hydrolase family protein, translated as MVIDSKNEEMSHRLIVLGASNVAKSLEVLLNVAPQMMPKPLEVYAAIGRGRSYGASSKFLFRGLPGILESELWPVLENRTSSAETSCVITDVGNDLLYDQSVDQIIDWVQQCIIRLRQTEGRIAITGIPLSCVRSLASYKFTAFRTMMFPKSRLQLQTVRDRAEALDVRLQELASDDDITFIPQKPDWYGFDPIHWKQAKRPEVWHTILNALGHQAFNYSSVRSSFFHSIRHWGTRPASRTLFGMKQTKAQPSIHRGEHLTVALY; from the coding sequence TTGGTAATCGATTCTAAAAACGAAGAAATGTCGCATCGCTTGATCGTGTTAGGCGCGAGCAACGTTGCCAAGAGCTTGGAAGTGCTGCTGAACGTGGCTCCCCAGATGATGCCTAAGCCGCTTGAAGTTTACGCGGCGATTGGACGTGGACGCTCTTACGGGGCTTCTTCAAAGTTTCTTTTTCGTGGACTTCCAGGAATTTTAGAATCCGAACTTTGGCCTGTTTTGGAAAATAGAACAAGTAGCGCCGAAACGTCTTGTGTGATCACCGACGTAGGTAACGACCTTCTTTACGATCAATCGGTTGATCAAATTATTGATTGGGTTCAGCAGTGCATCATTCGCCTTCGGCAAACCGAAGGACGCATCGCGATCACTGGTATTCCACTTTCGTGCGTGCGCAGTTTAGCGTCTTACAAGTTCACTGCGTTTCGCACGATGATGTTCCCCAAATCGCGTTTGCAATTGCAAACCGTGCGTGATCGCGCGGAAGCTTTAGACGTTCGTCTGCAAGAGCTCGCGAGTGATGACGACATCACGTTTATCCCGCAAAAACCAGACTGGTATGGCTTTGACCCAATTCATTGGAAGCAAGCCAAACGACCTGAAGTATGGCACACCATTCTTAATGCGCTTGGTCATCAAGCGTTCAACTATTCGAGTGTGCGATCGAGCTTCTTTCACTCGATCCGTCACTGGGGAACACGGCCCGCATCGCGCACGTTGTTTGGCATGAAACAAACCAAAGCGCAACCATCAATTCATCGTGGCGAACATCTTACGGTCGCGCTCTATTGA
- a CDS encoding histone-like protein 2, translating into MATKKKTVKKAAPKKAATKKTAKKAAPKKAAKKAVKKTTKKAAPKKKVAKKKTAVKKAAPKKKVAKKTTKKAAVKKTATKKTVKKAAKKSAKKTAKKKS; encoded by the coding sequence GTGGCCACAAAGAAGAAAACCGTGAAGAAGGCGGCACCGAAAAAGGCAGCAACCAAAAAGACTGCCAAGAAAGCCGCTCCAAAGAAGGCTGCCAAGAAGGCCGTGAAGAAGACGACCAAGAAGGCTGCCCCAAAGAAGAAGGTTGCCAAGAAGAAGACGGCCGTTAAGAAGGCTGCTCCTAAGAAGAAGGTCGCAAAGAAGACGACCAAGAAGGCTGCTGTGAAGAAGACGGCAACCAAGAAGACCGTAAAGAAGGCTGCCAAAAAGTCGGCCAAGAAGACCGCAAAGAAGAAGTCCTAA
- a CDS encoding Mrp/NBP35 family ATP-binding protein: MADVQQVIKALEGIKDPLSGRSITTTDQIKEIDLQGTKISFILELTTHSAPLWQDTKQLVHDTLQKAIPELTEINITLKEHQRKIEPIGQIGLSARSVIAVGSGKGGVGKSTVASCLAYALKKSGAKVGLMDADVYGPSVPHLLGVSGRPEVIEKKIQPREVDGMKIISIGLLVEPDEAVIWRGPMLHGAITQFLRDTNWGQLDYLIIDMPPGTGDIALTLSQLLPLTGSVVVCTPQEVALLDAIKAISMFRKVKIPVLGLVENMSGFVCPDTGKEWDIFGRGGAKKKAEELHVPFLGDVPITISIREDGDAGKTANVLENEVTAPRFEQIAYNLVKQLADSAAEKPPMPSLTVL, from the coding sequence ATGGCTGACGTGCAGCAAGTAATCAAAGCTTTGGAAGGTATTAAAGACCCACTAAGTGGGCGTTCAATTACTACAACGGATCAGATCAAAGAGATTGATCTGCAAGGAACGAAGATCTCGTTCATCTTGGAACTTACCACGCACAGTGCACCGCTTTGGCAGGATACTAAGCAACTTGTTCACGACACGTTGCAAAAGGCGATTCCAGAGCTAACCGAAATCAACATCACGCTGAAGGAACATCAGCGTAAGATCGAGCCGATCGGTCAGATTGGATTGTCTGCTCGGAGCGTGATTGCCGTCGGTTCAGGCAAGGGTGGCGTTGGTAAGAGTACCGTTGCTTCCTGCTTGGCCTATGCCCTGAAGAAATCGGGTGCCAAAGTTGGTTTGATGGACGCCGACGTGTATGGTCCGAGTGTTCCCCATCTGTTGGGTGTCTCGGGTCGCCCAGAGGTGATCGAGAAGAAGATTCAGCCGCGTGAAGTGGACGGTATGAAGATCATTTCGATCGGTCTGCTGGTTGAACCAGATGAAGCAGTCATCTGGCGTGGTCCGATGCTGCATGGGGCGATCACTCAGTTCCTGCGTGACACCAATTGGGGACAACTCGATTACTTGATCATCGATATGCCACCTGGTACCGGTGATATTGCATTGACACTAAGTCAGCTCTTGCCACTTACTGGAAGCGTGGTAGTTTGCACGCCGCAGGAAGTCGCATTGTTAGATGCGATCAAGGCGATCTCGATGTTCCGCAAAGTGAAGATCCCTGTTCTCGGCCTAGTCGAGAACATGAGTGGATTCGTTTGTCCTGATACAGGCAAGGAGTGGGACATCTTCGGTCGTGGCGGTGCCAAGAAGAAGGCCGAGGAACTCCATGTTCCTTTCCTGGGCGATGTGCCGATCACGATCTCGATCCGAGAAGATGGCGATGCTGGGAAAACGGCGAATGTTCTCGAGAACGAAGTCACCGCTCCACGATTCGAGCAAATCGCTTACAACTTGGTCAAACAGTTGGCCGATTCGGCCGCTGAAAAGCCACCGATGCCCTCGTTGACCGTACTGTAA
- a CDS encoding sigma 54-interacting transcriptional regulator: MRSLLESLPDHVNSFVCSFAVPSPPRKPTTFLLQAFDLSAWPIVLFGEGNSVRYLNTAAEKALGVSRDELLEQAAKYHGLGQLPKPLQVVADLCPASNVWLGEVGTREVTLAVSDEDTDVVTWRAIFVPLADSQDTDDVSLVRNVVVMLGPPDRFPHTGPLQPQEEIHAALQALRHEYRGKYSVSHLVGVSTAMIRVRRLVDLASQSRVPVLVIGQPGTGKEKVARTICYSSHHGQVGPVITIQGELMDAEIMQTTIRAFARRCLDDDEANRASLILLNAEKLDLGAQSELLHLVDLIDVDLRILSTSEESLLTLARRGQFREDLAFRLSTLEIALPPLCDRPEDIPYLAQAVLEELNVTSDRQLQSISSDAIDRLQQHEWPGNIDELHEMLTAAHEVATGFTLNLTDFPMAVSHAPRKVTEAKEPDSIDLDTALETYERQIIERTLKAAKGNKTQAAHMLSISRARLHRRIEQWGLE; encoded by the coding sequence ATGCGAAGTTTGCTTGAAAGTCTCCCCGACCACGTCAATTCTTTTGTTTGTAGCTTCGCCGTGCCTTCTCCTCCTCGAAAACCAACGACCTTTCTGCTTCAAGCGTTCGATCTTTCGGCGTGGCCAATTGTATTGTTTGGCGAGGGAAACTCCGTTCGTTACTTGAACACCGCTGCCGAAAAGGCGCTGGGCGTCTCGCGTGATGAACTTTTGGAGCAGGCTGCCAAATACCATGGTCTGGGACAGCTTCCCAAGCCGCTCCAAGTAGTCGCTGATCTTTGTCCCGCATCCAACGTCTGGCTAGGTGAAGTTGGAACGCGCGAAGTGACCTTGGCCGTTTCCGATGAAGATACTGACGTCGTAACTTGGCGCGCGATCTTCGTGCCACTTGCTGACAGCCAAGACACGGACGATGTGTCGCTGGTTCGCAATGTGGTAGTCATGCTTGGACCTCCTGATCGGTTTCCACATACTGGCCCATTGCAACCACAAGAGGAAATCCACGCGGCGCTGCAAGCGTTGCGTCATGAGTATCGCGGCAAGTATTCCGTGAGCCACCTGGTTGGTGTCAGTACGGCGATGATCCGCGTTCGTCGATTGGTCGACCTGGCATCACAGTCACGTGTACCGGTACTGGTGATTGGTCAGCCTGGGACGGGGAAAGAGAAAGTTGCCCGCACAATTTGTTACTCGTCGCACCATGGTCAAGTGGGGCCGGTGATTACGATTCAGGGTGAATTGATGGATGCCGAGATCATGCAAACCACGATTCGTGCATTCGCTCGCCGCTGCCTCGATGATGACGAAGCCAATCGTGCGTCGTTGATTCTGCTGAATGCCGAGAAGTTGGATCTCGGCGCGCAGAGTGAGTTGCTACATTTGGTCGACCTGATTGATGTCGATTTGCGCATACTTTCCACCTCGGAAGAGTCGTTGCTAACGCTTGCCAGACGTGGTCAGTTTCGCGAAGACTTAGCGTTTCGACTATCGACGTTGGAGATTGCTTTGCCGCCTCTTTGTGATCGCCCGGAAGACATCCCATATCTCGCCCAGGCGGTACTTGAGGAATTGAACGTGACCTCGGATCGGCAGTTGCAATCGATATCGTCCGATGCGATCGATCGATTACAGCAACATGAGTGGCCAGGCAATATCGACGAGCTGCACGAGATGCTCACCGCCGCGCACGAAGTGGCCACTGGGTTTACGCTCAATCTAACCGACTTTCCGATGGCCGTTTCGCATGCTCCACGCAAGGTGACAGAAGCCAAAGAGCCTGATTCGATCGATTTGGATACAGCCTTAGAGACGTATGAGCGGCAGATTATCGAACGTACACTGAAAGCGGCGAAAGGAAACAAGACTCAGGCAGCTCATATGTTAAGTATATCCCGCGCGCGGCTGCACCGACGGATCGAACAGTGGGGGCTGGAATAG
- a CDS encoding M20 family metallopeptidase, with protein sequence MPMDVVELTQRLVQVPSVNPMGHPVDQPEIQLEHRVADFLEAFFRELGLAYERSEVAPGRDNIVGCLPGTSGKTIVLEAHQDTVPIDGMTVEPFGGERIGSRIYGRGSCDVKGGMAMALTVLSRLKENPSEKQPTILVACTVNEECGFTGARHLANQWKSGESKLVQGLPDAVFVAEPTEMHVVVSHKGVIRWRCHTHGQAAHSSRPSVGDNAIYRMGSVLGAIREYEQTVLDQQPELGALGKATISVGTIAGGVSVNTVPDCCTIEIDRRVLPGESQETIRQEVINFIAARVDDPTKITHDPPYMSSPGLPLSDANQALAQQITDVASSFGINSEHKQVAYGTDSPAYFAIGVPSVVYGPGSLIQAHTKDEFIEVEQLTQATDILEAVCRSFS encoded by the coding sequence ATGCCGATGGATGTGGTGGAACTGACGCAACGCTTGGTCCAAGTTCCCAGCGTGAACCCGATGGGACACCCAGTCGACCAACCAGAGATCCAACTTGAGCATCGCGTTGCCGACTTCCTGGAAGCTTTCTTTCGTGAGCTAGGTTTGGCGTACGAACGTTCCGAAGTCGCGCCGGGCCGCGATAACATCGTCGGCTGCCTGCCAGGGACCTCGGGGAAGACGATTGTTCTGGAAGCGCATCAAGACACCGTGCCAATTGATGGCATGACGGTCGAACCTTTCGGTGGTGAGCGTATCGGCAGTCGCATTTACGGACGTGGATCGTGCGACGTGAAAGGTGGCATGGCGATGGCGTTGACGGTCCTCTCGCGACTGAAAGAGAACCCCAGCGAGAAACAGCCTACGATCTTGGTCGCATGCACCGTGAACGAAGAATGCGGCTTCACAGGAGCTCGTCATTTGGCCAACCAATGGAAGTCAGGTGAATCGAAACTCGTGCAAGGCTTGCCGGATGCGGTATTCGTTGCCGAGCCGACGGAAATGCATGTGGTCGTTTCGCACAAAGGGGTCATTCGCTGGCGCTGTCATACGCACGGCCAAGCCGCCCATAGCAGTCGCCCTTCCGTTGGCGACAACGCCATCTACCGAATGGGCAGCGTGTTAGGTGCGATCCGCGAATACGAACAAACCGTTCTCGATCAGCAACCGGAATTGGGTGCCCTGGGCAAAGCAACAATTAGTGTCGGCACGATCGCAGGTGGTGTTAGTGTGAACACGGTACCTGATTGCTGTACGATCGAAATCGATCGGCGCGTCTTGCCGGGTGAGTCGCAAGAGACCATTCGGCAAGAAGTAATCAACTTCATTGCTGCGCGGGTCGATGACCCCACGAAGATTACTCACGACCCGCCTTACATGAGCTCTCCTGGCCTACCGTTGAGTGATGCGAATCAAGCCTTGGCTCAACAGATCACCGACGTGGCCAGTTCGTTTGGTATCAACAGCGAACACAAGCAAGTCGCTTACGGAACCGATTCGCCGGCCTACTTCGCGATCGGTGTCCCTTCGGTGGTTTACGGCCCTGGGTCGTTAATCCAGGCGCACACCAAGGACGAATTCATCGAAGTCGAGCAACTCACTCAGGCCACCGATATCCTGGAAGCTGTTTGCCGCAGCTTCTCGTAG